From the Kitasatospora viridis genome, one window contains:
- a CDS encoding MFS transporter: MTTSTAHATSTTRRTGYREVLANPVFRTLWVTGALAVAADGLRITTFSMLVFASTHSPLLGALAFGVGFAPQLLGSLLLGALADRGRPRALLMTGHLLAAAVALLIALLALPVALALALVAAVCALTPVFGAAGTRLVAAELDGDAYVLGRSLTNMASSGAQLVGLACAGAVVSLLGPRGALALSAAGYLAAALTVRLRLPAAAPAPAPAPTATATGGRLLSGSWHGARALLADRPVRVVLLAQWLPSGFAAGAEALVVPYTGQRGLPVGVAALLLGALPVGMLLGDLLVGRLLRPATRERSVAALTALLGLPLTAFALRPGAVTAALLLGASGLGFAYGLGLQARFLAALPTERQGQGFSLLSAGLMTVQGIGPVLAGAAAQGSSAAGAMSGAGLAVLLTAAWQRQALKGSTSARPKSG; this comes from the coding sequence ATGACGACGAGCACCGCGCACGCCACCTCGACCACCCGCCGGACCGGGTACCGCGAGGTGCTGGCCAACCCGGTCTTCCGGACGCTCTGGGTGACCGGCGCCCTCGCGGTGGCCGCCGACGGGCTGCGGATCACCACCTTCTCGATGCTGGTGTTCGCGAGCACCCACTCGCCGCTGCTGGGCGCGCTCGCCTTCGGCGTCGGCTTCGCGCCGCAGTTGCTCGGCTCCCTGCTGCTCGGCGCGCTCGCGGATCGGGGGCGCCCGCGCGCCCTCCTGATGACCGGTCACCTGCTCGCCGCCGCGGTCGCGCTGCTGATCGCGCTGCTCGCCCTGCCGGTCGCCCTCGCCCTGGCCCTGGTCGCCGCCGTCTGCGCGCTCACCCCCGTGTTCGGGGCCGCCGGCACCCGGCTGGTCGCGGCCGAACTCGACGGCGACGCCTACGTCCTGGGCCGCTCGCTGACCAACATGGCCAGCTCCGGGGCCCAACTGGTCGGCCTGGCCTGCGCGGGCGCGGTGGTCAGCCTGCTCGGGCCGCGCGGCGCACTGGCGCTCAGCGCGGCCGGCTACCTGGCCGCGGCGCTCACGGTGCGGCTGCGGCTGCCGGCCGCCGCGCCCGCACCGGCTCCCGCGCCCACCGCCACCGCCACCGGCGGCCGCCTGCTGAGCGGGAGTTGGCACGGCGCCAGGGCGCTGCTCGCCGACCGTCCGGTCCGGGTGGTGCTGCTGGCCCAGTGGCTGCCCTCGGGGTTCGCGGCCGGCGCCGAGGCGCTGGTCGTGCCCTACACCGGCCAGCGGGGCCTGCCGGTCGGGGTGGCCGCGCTGCTGCTCGGCGCGCTGCCGGTGGGCATGCTGCTCGGCGACCTGCTGGTCGGCCGGCTGCTGCGCCCGGCCACCCGGGAGCGGTCGGTGGCGGCGCTGACCGCGCTGCTCGGGCTGCCGCTGACGGCCTTCGCGCTGCGCCCCGGGGCGGTCACGGCGGCGCTGCTGCTCGGCGCCTCGGGGCTCGGCTTCGCCTACGGCCTCGGACTCCAGGCCCGCTTCCTGGCGGCACTGCCGACGGAGCGGCAGGGGCAGGGCTTCAGCCTGCTGTCGGCCGGCCTGATGACGGTTCAGGGCATCGGGCCGGTGCTGGCCGGCGCGGCCGCCCAAGGCAGCTCGGCGGCCGGGGCGATGAGCGGGGCGGGGCTGGCGGTGCTGCTCACCGCCGCCTGGCAGCGGCAGGCGCTCAAGGGGTCAACCAGTGCTCGACCGAAGAGCGGTTAG
- a CDS encoding helix-turn-helix domain-containing protein gives MLRFEVGTDDLLHSRFALSPAFELCSLLHALNGTPPHRALPAHWAARLRPVFERLLAHSELAAVLALQTASFGANFIALPPTAGLAQTWADDLAATRATPPATARADIARCLAVRPAASPAVAEVLASPRVVERVAAALDLAWHALLAPDWPQLRAICERDVVHRAGLLGRRGWAAALGGLHSRVRWHEGGIELPDNSTSTVVRLAGEGLLLVPSVLIQPGTAAFVDDPWPKAIVYPARGTAALWESAEPTSPAALTELLGRSRARLLTALAEPAGTTQLARSLGMAPGAVGDHLGVLRRAGLLRRARDGRTVLYYRTPVAEALLGAGEGTEG, from the coding sequence ATGCTGCGATTCGAGGTGGGCACCGACGACCTGCTGCACAGTCGGTTCGCGCTCTCCCCCGCGTTCGAGCTGTGCTCCCTGCTGCACGCGCTGAACGGCACCCCGCCGCACCGCGCGCTGCCCGCGCACTGGGCCGCCCGGCTCCGGCCGGTCTTCGAACGGCTGCTGGCGCACAGCGAGTTGGCGGCGGTGCTGGCGCTGCAGACCGCGAGCTTCGGTGCCAACTTCATCGCCCTGCCACCGACCGCCGGGCTCGCCCAGACCTGGGCGGACGACCTGGCCGCCACCCGGGCCACGCCGCCTGCCACCGCGCGGGCCGACATCGCCCGCTGCCTGGCCGTCCGACCGGCCGCCTCCCCCGCCGTGGCCGAGGTGCTGGCGAGCCCCCGGGTGGTGGAGCGGGTCGCGGCCGCGCTGGACCTGGCCTGGCACGCGCTGCTCGCCCCCGACTGGCCGCAGCTGCGGGCGATCTGCGAACGGGACGTGGTGCACCGGGCCGGGCTGCTCGGCCGCCGGGGCTGGGCCGCCGCGCTCGGCGGGCTGCACTCCCGGGTGCGCTGGCACGAGGGCGGGATCGAGCTGCCCGACAACTCCACCAGCACGGTGGTGCGGCTGGCCGGCGAGGGTTTGCTGCTGGTGCCGTCGGTGCTGATCCAGCCGGGGACCGCCGCGTTCGTCGACGACCCGTGGCCGAAGGCGATCGTCTACCCGGCCCGGGGCACCGCCGCGCTCTGGGAGTCGGCCGAGCCGACTTCCCCCGCCGCGCTCACCGAGCTGCTCGGCCGCTCCCGCGCCCGGCTGCTCACCGCCCTCGCCGAGCCGGCCGGCACCACCCAGCTGGCCCGCTCCCTGGGCATGGCCCCCGGCGCGGTCGGCGACCACCTCGGGGTGCTGCGCCGCGCGGGCCTGCTGCGCCGGGCCCGGGACGGGCGCACCGTGCTGTACTACCGCACCCCGGTGGCGGAGGCGCTGCTGGGCGCGGGCGAGGGGACGGAGGGCTGA
- the metG gene encoding methionine--tRNA ligase yields MTTRQRSYLTTTLPYVNARPHLGFALELVQADVLARHRRASGGEVRLLGGTDENSLKNVLAAGTAGTDVRTLVARHAAAFRALAAPLEVELDDFLRTSADPRHAPGVAELWRRCAAAGDLYRKEYRGRYCVGCEQFYQPEELVDGRCPEHHTEPETVAEQNWFFRLSRHTARLHTEITEGRLRIDPPARRNEVLALLEVGLPDFSVSRSRERARGWGIPVPGDDSQVVYVWWDGLAGYLSALGLGSPDPADARDTPDLRRWWRDGVRRTHLCGKGVLRFHAVYWPAILLSAGLPLPTEVLVHDYLTVGGRKISKSAGTTVDPVGLVAEHGVDAVRWWLLREVAKVGDTDFTVERLVDRANTDLAGGIGNLVKRVVTLIHRQLDGKAGSAAPAAPLPEAVALPGEIAAALDAYDPRRATGALCRLTAAANRHLDRTRPWSDPADAPDQLAVLLHACRTLGEQLAPFLPTAATRILAQCTPAPDGRLPAPGTLFPRL; encoded by the coding sequence ATGACCACGCGTCAGCGCAGCTACCTGACCACCACGCTCCCCTACGTCAACGCCCGCCCGCACCTCGGGTTCGCGCTGGAACTCGTGCAGGCCGACGTGCTCGCCCGGCACCGGCGCGCGAGCGGCGGCGAGGTGCGGCTGCTCGGCGGTACCGACGAGAACTCGCTGAAGAACGTGCTCGCCGCCGGGACCGCCGGGACCGACGTCCGCACCCTGGTGGCCCGCCATGCGGCGGCCTTCCGGGCCCTGGCCGCTCCGTTGGAGGTCGAGCTGGACGACTTCCTGCGCACCAGCGCCGATCCCCGGCACGCTCCCGGCGTCGCCGAACTGTGGCGCCGCTGCGCGGCGGCCGGCGACCTGTACCGCAAGGAGTACCGCGGCCGGTACTGCGTGGGCTGCGAACAGTTCTACCAGCCCGAGGAGTTGGTCGACGGGCGGTGTCCCGAGCACCACACCGAGCCCGAGACGGTCGCCGAGCAGAACTGGTTCTTCCGCCTCTCCCGCCACACCGCGCGGCTGCACACCGAGATCACCGAGGGCCGGCTACGGATCGACCCGCCGGCCCGGCGCAACGAGGTGCTCGCGCTGCTGGAAGTCGGCCTGCCCGACTTCTCGGTCTCGCGGTCCCGCGAGCGGGCGCGCGGCTGGGGCATCCCGGTGCCCGGGGACGATTCGCAGGTGGTCTACGTCTGGTGGGACGGGCTGGCCGGCTACCTCAGCGCGCTGGGCCTCGGCTCGCCCGACCCGGCCGACGCGCGCGACACGCCCGACCTGCGGCGCTGGTGGCGGGACGGGGTGCGCCGGACCCACCTGTGCGGCAAGGGCGTGCTGCGCTTCCACGCCGTGTACTGGCCCGCGATCCTGCTCTCGGCCGGCCTGCCGCTCCCCACCGAGGTGCTGGTGCACGACTACCTCACCGTCGGCGGCCGCAAGATCAGCAAGTCGGCGGGCACAACGGTGGACCCCGTCGGCCTGGTCGCCGAACACGGCGTGGACGCCGTCCGCTGGTGGCTGCTGCGCGAGGTGGCGAAGGTCGGCGACACCGACTTCACGGTCGAGCGGCTGGTCGACCGGGCCAACACCGACCTGGCCGGCGGGATCGGCAACCTGGTCAAACGGGTCGTCACCCTGATCCACCGTCAGCTCGACGGCAAGGCGGGGAGCGCCGCGCCCGCCGCGCCGCTCCCCGAGGCCGTCGCCCTCCCCGGCGAGATCGCCGCCGCCCTCGACGCCTACGACCCGCGCCGCGCCACCGGGGCGCTCTGCCGGCTGACCGCCGCGGCCAACCGCCACCTCGACCGCACCCGCCCCTGGTCCGACCCGGCCGACGCCCCCGACCAGCTCGCCGTGCTGCTGCACGCCTGCCGCACCCTCGGCGAGCAACTCGCCCCGTTCCTGCCGACCGCCGCCACCCGGATCCTGGCCCAGTGCACCCCCGCCCCGGACGGCCGCCTGCCCGCTCCCGGCACGCTCTTCCCCCGGCTCTAG
- a CDS encoding GNAT family N-acetyltransferase, translated as MKIESMRPGHARQVLDVYRLGIAGGNATFETAELSWERFDAGRLPGHRLVAVDGDDLVLGWAAVSRVSERAAYAGVVEHSVYVRPEAQGRGVGFRLLTALLESTDAAGIWTVQSGIFPENTASLALHRRAGFRVIGTRERIGRLHGRWRDVVLVERRSPVVV; from the coding sequence ATGAAGATCGAATCGATGCGGCCCGGGCACGCCCGGCAGGTGCTCGACGTGTACCGCCTCGGGATCGCCGGGGGGAACGCCACCTTCGAGACGGCGGAGCTGAGTTGGGAGAGGTTCGACGCGGGCCGGCTGCCGGGGCACCGGCTGGTCGCGGTGGACGGGGACGACCTGGTGCTGGGCTGGGCCGCCGTCTCCCGGGTGTCCGAGCGGGCGGCGTACGCGGGCGTGGTCGAGCACTCGGTGTACGTGCGCCCCGAGGCGCAGGGGCGGGGCGTCGGCTTCCGGCTGCTCACCGCGCTGCTGGAGTCCACCGACGCGGCCGGGATCTGGACCGTGCAGTCCGGCATCTTCCCCGAGAACACGGCCAGCCTCGCGCTGCACCGGCGGGCCGGGTTCCGGGTGATCGGCACCCGGGAGCGGATCGGCCGGCTGCACGGCCGGTGGCGGGACGTGGTGCTGGTCGAGCGGCGCAGTCCGGTGGTCGTCTGA
- a CDS encoding carboxyl transferase domain-containing protein has product MTDDRPPPRPAALTFAERLLDPGSFRSWDTPVTDPDPGPDYAADLARARARSGADEAALTGEGRIGGHRVALLLSEFGFLGGSIGTATAARLLHAVERATAERLPLLGFPASGGTRMQEGTPAFVRMIAIANAVTAHKAAGLPYLVHLRHPTTGGVLASWGSLGQLTTAEPGALVGFLGPRVHQALYGEPFPEGVQRAEHLARFGTVDAVLPDAELRERLVAVLEVLAASEVLTARGTSGPPTSDAPSGADVGGVDVWESVRITRRPDRPGLAELLALADRVVPLSGTGAGERDDAMRLALARIAGASCVVVGHDRAAAALHGPVGPGGLRTARRGMRLAAELRLPLLTVIDTHGAELSPAAEEGALAGEIARCVAELSALPVPVVSLLLGEGAGGAALALLPADRALAAQHAWLSPLPPEGASVILHRTPDHAPRLAAQQRIGARELLREGVVDRLVPESPDLLAQLLPALAAELAHAARLVVPAARIDRFRSLGSRLGG; this is encoded by the coding sequence GTGACCGACGACCGACCGCCGCCCCGGCCCGCCGCGCTGACCTTCGCCGAGCGGCTGCTCGATCCGGGCAGCTTCCGCTCCTGGGACACCCCGGTGACCGACCCGGACCCCGGGCCCGACTACGCCGCCGACCTGGCCCGGGCCCGGGCCCGCAGCGGTGCCGACGAGGCGGCGCTGACCGGCGAGGGCCGGATCGGCGGGCACCGGGTGGCGCTGCTGCTCAGCGAGTTCGGCTTCCTGGGCGGCTCGATCGGCACCGCGACCGCCGCCCGGCTGCTGCACGCCGTCGAGCGGGCCACGGCCGAACGGCTGCCGCTGCTCGGCTTCCCCGCCTCCGGCGGCACCCGGATGCAGGAGGGCACGCCGGCCTTCGTCCGGATGATCGCGATCGCCAACGCGGTGACCGCGCACAAGGCCGCCGGGCTGCCGTACCTGGTGCACCTGCGGCACCCGACCACCGGCGGCGTGCTCGCCTCCTGGGGCTCGCTCGGCCAGCTCACCACCGCCGAGCCCGGCGCGCTGGTCGGCTTCCTCGGCCCGCGCGTCCACCAGGCGCTGTACGGCGAGCCGTTCCCGGAGGGCGTGCAGCGGGCCGAGCACCTGGCGCGGTTCGGCACGGTGGACGCGGTGCTGCCGGACGCGGAGCTGCGGGAGCGGCTGGTGGCGGTGTTGGAGGTGTTGGCGGCGTCGGAAGTGTTGACGGCGCGTGGGACGTCGGGCCCGCCGACTTCTGACGCACCGTCGGGGGCGGACGTCGGCGGAGTGGACGTCTGGGAGTCGGTCCGGATCACCCGTCGGCCGGATCGCCCGGGGCTGGCCGAGTTGCTCGCGCTGGCGGACCGGGTGGTGCCGCTGAGCGGCACCGGCGCCGGCGAGCGCGACGACGCGATGCGGCTCGCACTGGCCCGGATCGCCGGCGCCTCCTGCGTCGTGGTCGGCCACGACCGGGCCGCCGCCGCGCTGCACGGCCCGGTCGGCCCCGGCGGCCTGCGCACCGCCCGCCGGGGCATGCGGCTGGCGGCGGAGCTGCGGCTGCCACTGCTCACCGTGATCGACACCCACGGCGCGGAACTCAGCCCGGCCGCCGAGGAGGGCGCCCTGGCGGGCGAGATCGCGCGCTGCGTGGCCGAGTTGAGCGCCCTGCCGGTGCCGGTGGTCAGCCTGCTGCTCGGCGAGGGCGCGGGCGGCGCGGCGCTCGCCCTGCTGCCCGCCGACCGGGCGCTCGCAGCGCAGCACGCCTGGCTCTCCCCCCTCCCGCCGGAGGGCGCCTCGGTGATCCTGCACCGCACGCCCGACCACGCCCCGCGCCTCGCCGCACAGCAGCGCATCGGCGCCCGCGAGCTGCTGCGCGAGGGGGTGGTGGACCGCCTGGTCCCGGAGTCGCCCGACCTGCTCGCCCAGCTGCTCCCCGCGCTGGCCGCCGAACTCGCGCACGCGGCCCGGCTGGTGGTACCCGCGGCGCGGATCGACCGGTTCCGCTCACTCGGGAGCCGACTCGGCGGCTGA
- a CDS encoding FUSC family protein — protein MDNVEHLVHVGRVLPDPAARAGEDRPVSTANHRTPAEPDAPSGRVPRLAPPGWLLRTLRPQPTPVPRAAAARAAVGMALPLVVGFATDHAASGALAAMGALGAVLGDTADAYRLRVFNIAVPQLFAAVGLVLGEQVHGHGWTAVIALTGLALVAGMMSNIGAVSSAAGLNLLLMGVIGAGLPMPAPWWRGPVLVLLGAAQILLLALLAWPVRSRVPERSAVEQAYRAAADLLDAAGGPQEQWTAARARVTAALDHAYDLLLSRRALAPGRSHGMSRLIALLNAITPLVEAAPAAHEAGGLPPGPLSAEVRQVATAIGRGGAPVSAPASAEPVARTGTAAERAVDAALVHVHEVLAGEHQVPDRIGAPTSLRSRFRSATRELLLSSDSWRYGLRLALCLGAAQALVSTVSVPRSYWVPLTVTFVLKPDFGSVFSRAVLRALGTAVGLVGAALILEAVPRGWWEVPVVAVLAALLVVVSRRSYGLQTAVITPLILVLSDLLSHQGVHLLVPRLVDSLIGCGIVLVAGYALWPESWHSRVGARLADAVDDAARYLECAFAGSAGAPGVAGAPGGPGPSGAPGLLGASGAPGSPGRSGASGSPAPPALSTSPTPPTPSTSPTPPTPPTPAARARLRRRLYRDLAGMRAEFQRALGEPPPTGARAAAWWPLLVSVERVIDAGTAAVVETAHGAPPPSPAEVTATTAALRELATAVRTNTRAPEPAPVPPGPLAAVRRETAAARHALRGPVDAPSAAESAPE, from the coding sequence ATGGATAATGTTGAACACCTTGTTCATGTCGGGCGTGTGCTCCCGGACCCCGCCGCCCGGGCGGGCGAGGATCGACCGGTGAGCACCGCGAACCACCGCACCCCGGCGGAACCCGACGCCCCCTCAGGACGCGTTCCCCGCCTGGCCCCGCCCGGCTGGCTGCTCCGCACGCTGCGGCCCCAGCCGACCCCCGTGCCCAGGGCGGCCGCCGCCCGGGCCGCCGTCGGCATGGCGCTGCCGCTCGTCGTCGGCTTCGCCACCGACCACGCCGCGAGCGGTGCGCTGGCGGCGATGGGGGCGCTCGGGGCCGTGCTCGGCGACACCGCCGACGCCTACCGGCTGCGGGTCTTCAACATCGCCGTCCCGCAGCTGTTCGCCGCCGTCGGCCTGGTGCTCGGCGAGCAGGTGCACGGGCACGGCTGGACGGCCGTCATCGCGCTCACCGGACTGGCCCTGGTCGCCGGGATGATGAGCAACATCGGCGCGGTCTCCTCCGCCGCCGGGCTCAACCTGCTGCTCATGGGCGTGATCGGCGCCGGCCTGCCGATGCCCGCCCCCTGGTGGCGCGGGCCCGTCCTGGTGCTGCTCGGCGCCGCCCAGATCCTGCTGCTCGCACTGCTCGCCTGGCCGGTCCGCTCCCGGGTGCCCGAACGCTCCGCCGTCGAGCAGGCGTACCGCGCCGCCGCCGACCTGCTGGACGCCGCCGGCGGGCCGCAGGAGCAGTGGACCGCCGCCCGGGCCCGGGTCACCGCCGCCCTCGACCACGCCTACGACCTGCTGCTCTCCCGCCGCGCGCTGGCCCCCGGCCGCAGCCACGGCATGTCCCGGCTGATCGCCCTGCTCAACGCGATCACCCCGCTGGTCGAGGCGGCGCCCGCCGCGCACGAGGCCGGCGGACTGCCGCCCGGCCCGCTGAGCGCCGAGGTGCGCCAGGTCGCGACGGCGATCGGCCGCGGCGGCGCCCCGGTGTCGGCCCCGGCGTCGGCGGAGCCGGTGGCGCGGACCGGGACGGCGGCGGAACGCGCGGTCGACGCCGCCCTGGTGCACGTCCACGAGGTGCTGGCGGGCGAGCACCAGGTGCCCGACCGGATCGGCGCGCCCACCTCGCTGCGCAGCCGGTTCCGCTCCGCCACCCGCGAACTGCTGCTCTCCAGCGACTCCTGGCGCTACGGGCTGCGGCTCGCACTCTGCCTCGGGGCGGCGCAGGCGCTGGTCTCCACGGTGAGCGTGCCCCGCTCCTACTGGGTGCCGCTGACGGTGACCTTCGTGCTGAAGCCGGACTTCGGGTCCGTCTTCTCCCGGGCGGTACTGCGGGCGCTCGGCACGGCGGTCGGACTGGTCGGCGCGGCCCTGATCCTGGAGGCGGTGCCGCGCGGCTGGTGGGAGGTGCCGGTGGTGGCGGTGCTGGCGGCCCTGCTGGTGGTGGTGTCGCGGCGCAGCTACGGGCTGCAGACGGCGGTGATCACGCCGCTGATCCTGGTGCTCTCCGACCTGTTGAGCCATCAGGGCGTGCACCTGCTGGTGCCGCGGCTGGTGGACAGCCTGATCGGCTGCGGGATCGTGCTGGTCGCCGGCTACGCACTGTGGCCCGAGAGCTGGCACTCCCGGGTCGGCGCCCGCCTGGCGGACGCGGTGGACGACGCGGCGCGCTACCTGGAATGCGCCTTCGCGGGTTCGGCCGGCGCGCCCGGCGTGGCTGGTGCACCCGGTGGGCCCGGCCCGTCCGGTGCACCAGGCCTGCTCGGCGCTTCCGGCGCGCCCGGGTCCCCCGGCCGCTCTGGCGCGTCCGGATCCCCCGCCCCGCCTGCCCTGTCCACCTCTCCCACCCCTCCCACCCCTTCCACCTCTCCCACCCCTCCCACCCCTCCCACCCCGGCGGCTCGGGCGCGGTTGCGTCGGCGGCTCTACCGGGACCTGGCCGGGATGCGGGCGGAGTTCCAGCGGGCGCTGGGCGAACCGCCGCCCACGGGGGCCCGGGCGGCGGCCTGGTGGCCGCTGCTGGTCTCGGTGGAGCGGGTGATCGACGCGGGGACGGCGGCCGTGGTGGAGACGGCGCACGGCGCGCCGCCGCCCTCACCGGCGGAGGTGACGGCCACCACCGCCGCGCTGCGCGAGCTGGCCACCGCCGTGCGGACCAACACCCGCGCCCCGGAACCGGCTCCCGTGCCGCCGGGCCCGCTCGCCGCCGTCCGCCGCGAGACCGCCGCCGCCCGGCACGCCCTCCGGGGGCCGGTCGACGCACCGTCAGCCGCCGAGTCGGCTCCCGAGTGA
- a CDS encoding DNA-binding protein, with protein sequence MTATENPFAAPDPEQARAKRVPAALFRIAERHAATPEQRGRQVHPMVLGPHEAVRLVGFLLSGAALAEEGEAAVDRDDVLAALTLLPLVRAELDELELGLLRMARGRDLTWQDIAFGLGLNTPQAARQRAERLTDRVADGAEG encoded by the coding sequence ATGACTGCCACCGAGAACCCGTTCGCCGCCCCCGACCCCGAGCAGGCCCGCGCCAAGCGGGTGCCCGCCGCGCTCTTCCGGATCGCCGAGCGGCACGCCGCCACGCCCGAGCAGCGGGGCCGCCAGGTGCACCCGATGGTGCTCGGGCCGCACGAGGCGGTCCGGCTGGTCGGCTTCCTGCTCTCCGGGGCCGCCCTCGCGGAGGAGGGGGAGGCCGCCGTGGACCGGGACGACGTGCTGGCCGCGCTCACCCTGCTCCCCCTGGTCCGGGCCGAGCTGGACGAGTTGGAGCTCGGCCTGCTCCGGATGGCCCGCGGCCGCGACCTCACCTGGCAGGACATCGCCTTCGGCCTGGGCCTCAACACCCCGCAGGCCGCCCGGCAGCGCGCGGAGCGGCTCACGGACCGGGTGGCGGACGGCGCCGAGGGCTGA
- a CDS encoding NAD-dependent epimerase/dehydratase family protein: protein MRLLVLGGTEFVGRAFAEEAVARGWEVTLLNRGNHPAPEGVRSLWGHRLAFDGLRALDEGDWDIAVDTWSGAPAAVRAAARRLAGRVGHYLYVSSRSVYAFPTVDGLNELAAVEDGDPGSTDATPYGAAKRGGELAAQEVFGERALLARAGLVLGPHENVGRLPWWLNHIARGGRVLAPGPRELPIQYLDARDLARWGLDAAAAGLGGAYNLVSPPGANTMGDLVDACVTVTGAAAEPVWLPPEALAAAGVEPWTQLPVWIPPGDLHRVMHLGDTAKAATAGLRCRPLQETVADTWAWLRTLPGRAPAGTAHSPTGITEELERRLLGG, encoded by the coding sequence ATGCGACTTCTGGTACTGGGTGGGACCGAGTTCGTCGGGCGGGCGTTCGCCGAGGAGGCGGTGGCACGCGGGTGGGAGGTGACCCTGCTGAACCGGGGCAACCATCCGGCCCCCGAGGGGGTGCGGTCACTGTGGGGGCACCGGCTGGCGTTCGACGGGCTGCGGGCGCTGGACGAGGGCGACTGGGACATCGCCGTGGACACCTGGAGCGGCGCGCCGGCCGCCGTGCGGGCCGCGGCCCGGCGGCTGGCCGGGCGGGTCGGCCACTACCTCTACGTCTCCAGCCGGTCGGTCTACGCCTTCCCCACCGTCGACGGGCTCAACGAGCTGGCGGCGGTCGAGGACGGCGACCCGGGCAGCACCGACGCCACCCCCTACGGAGCGGCCAAGCGCGGGGGCGAGCTCGCCGCGCAGGAGGTGTTCGGCGAGCGGGCGCTGCTCGCCCGGGCGGGCCTGGTGCTCGGACCGCACGAGAACGTGGGCCGACTGCCCTGGTGGCTGAACCACATCGCCCGGGGCGGCCGGGTGCTCGCCCCCGGCCCGCGCGAGCTGCCGATCCAGTACCTGGACGCGCGCGACCTCGCGCGCTGGGGGCTGGACGCGGCGGCGGCCGGCCTGGGCGGCGCCTACAACCTGGTCTCCCCGCCGGGTGCCAACACCATGGGCGACCTGGTCGACGCCTGCGTCACGGTCACCGGCGCCGCGGCCGAGCCGGTCTGGCTCCCGCCCGAGGCGCTCGCGGCCGCCGGCGTCGAACCGTGGACCCAACTGCCCGTCTGGATCCCGCCGGGCGACCTGCACCGTGTCATGCACCTCGGCGACACCGCCAAGGCCGCCACCGCCGGCCTGCGCTGCCGGCCGCTGCAGGAGACCGTCGCCGACACCTGGGCCTGGCTGCGGACCCTGCCCGGCCGCGCGCCCGCCGGCACCGCGCACTCGCCGACCGGCATCACCGAGGAGCTGGAGCGCCGCCTGCTCGGCGGCTGA
- a CDS encoding ATP-binding protein, protein MERDYRPLRDEFHLTANGDAVRRARERVVGLARDWGTPLSEDTLDDLRLCVSELVANALEHAGGECRVSVVWGDETLLVEVADRSQRPPVMLSAGDELPSGRGLVLVDALAGGWGWRPLPGGKVVYFAFPVGAVPTGRRGGPVAVGQRR, encoded by the coding sequence ATGGAGCGCGACTACCGTCCCCTGCGGGACGAATTCCACCTCACCGCCAACGGCGACGCGGTGCGGCGGGCGCGTGAGCGGGTGGTCGGACTCGCGCGGGACTGGGGGACGCCGCTGTCCGAGGACACCCTGGACGACCTGCGGTTGTGCGTCAGCGAGTTGGTGGCCAACGCGCTGGAGCACGCCGGGGGCGAGTGCCGGGTCTCGGTCGTCTGGGGGGACGAGACGCTCCTGGTCGAGGTGGCGGACCGCTCGCAGCGGCCGCCGGTGATGCTCTCGGCCGGGGACGAACTGCCGTCGGGGCGCGGGCTGGTGCTGGTGGACGCGCTGGCCGGGGGGTGGGGGTGGCGGCCGTTGCCGGGGGGCAAGGTCGTCTACTTCGCCTTCCCGGTGGGGGCGGTGCCGACCGGGCGGCGCGGGGGACCGGTGGCGGTGGGGCAGCGGCGGTAG